Proteins from a genomic interval of Streptomyces sp. NBC_01445:
- the efeB gene encoding iron uptake transporter deferrochelatase/peroxidase subunit: MADSENRTDSGISRRRLLGTAGATGLALGTVGGAAGYATASSNSPDAAASLTSLGADRVMFHGKHQPGITTPTQSRGHLIAFDLAPGAGRKEAAALMRRWSATAQRLMAGEALDDSDTDVAGDAGPSSLTLTFGFGHSFFSRTGLEKQRPAALDPLPDFFSDHLDKARSNGDLWVQIGANDALVAFHALRAVQRDAGEAARVRWQMNGFNRSPGATSHPMTARNLMGQIDGTNNPKPADADFDKRIFVPASGDPAWMADGSYAVVRRIRMLLDDWEKLSGKAQEDVIGRKKSDGAPLTGGTETTKPDLEKTGADGKLVIPINAHARITRPDQNGGAAMVRRPFSYHDGVGHDGVPDAGLLFICWQADPLRGFVPVQRKLDRGDALSDFIRHESSGLFAVPGGAAKGEYVGQALLEAH; this comes from the coding sequence ATGGCTGACTCCGAGAACCGGACCGACTCCGGCATCTCCCGACGGCGGCTGCTCGGCACCGCGGGCGCGACGGGCCTCGCCCTGGGCACCGTGGGCGGCGCCGCGGGGTACGCGACCGCTTCGTCGAACTCCCCCGACGCCGCCGCGTCGTTGACCTCCCTCGGCGCGGACCGCGTGATGTTTCACGGGAAACATCAGCCCGGCATCACGACCCCGACGCAGTCCCGCGGGCACCTGATCGCCTTCGATCTCGCGCCGGGCGCCGGACGCAAGGAAGCGGCTGCCCTGATGCGGCGCTGGTCGGCCACCGCCCAGCGGCTGATGGCCGGGGAAGCCCTCGACGACTCCGACACCGACGTTGCCGGCGACGCCGGTCCTTCATCGCTGACGCTCACCTTCGGCTTCGGCCACAGCTTCTTCTCCCGTACGGGGCTGGAGAAGCAGCGCCCGGCGGCCCTCGACCCGCTGCCCGACTTCTTCTCCGACCACCTCGACAAGGCCCGGAGCAACGGCGACCTGTGGGTGCAGATCGGCGCGAACGACGCGCTGGTCGCTTTCCACGCCCTGCGCGCGGTCCAGCGGGACGCGGGGGAAGCGGCCAGGGTGCGCTGGCAGATGAACGGCTTCAACCGCTCGCCCGGCGCCACCTCCCACCCCATGACCGCCCGCAATCTCATGGGCCAGATCGACGGAACCAACAACCCGAAGCCGGCCGACGCCGACTTCGACAAGCGGATCTTCGTGCCCGCGTCGGGCGACCCCGCCTGGATGGCCGACGGCTCGTACGCCGTCGTACGGCGCATCCGCATGCTCCTCGACGACTGGGAGAAGCTGTCGGGCAAGGCACAGGAGGACGTCATCGGGCGCAAGAAGTCCGACGGCGCGCCCCTGACCGGCGGCACGGAGACCACGAAGCCGGACCTGGAGAAGACCGGCGCCGACGGCAAGCTCGTCATACCTATCAACGCCCACGCGCGCATCACCCGGCCCGACCAGAACGGCGGCGCCGCGATGGTCCGCCGCCCGTTCTCGTACCACGACGGCGTCGGCCACGACGGGGTGCCGGACGCCGGGCTGCTCTTCATCTGCTGGCAGGCGGACCCCCTGCGCGGCTTCGTGCCGGTGCAGCGCAAGCTCGACCGGGGAGACGCCCTGTCGGACTTCATCCGTCACGAGTCGAGCGGGCTGTTCGCGGTGCCCGGCGGGGCGGCAAAGGGCGAGTACGTGGGGCAGGCGTTGCTGGAGGCCCATTAG
- the pheA gene encoding prephenate dehydratase, which yields MSASYAYLGPQGTFTEVALRTLPETATRELVPMVSVPAALDAVRNGEAEAAFVPIENSVEGGITTTLDELVAGEPLMIYREVLLSITFALLVRPGTQVSDIKTVTAHPAAQPQVRNWMKANLAEDVTWESAASNADGARLVQEGRYDAAFAGEFAAERYGLVPLVTEIHDAENAQTRFVLVGKPARPAAPTGADKTSVVIWQRDDHPGALLELLQEFAVRGVNLMLLQSRPTGEGIGNYCFAIDAEGHISDRRVGEALMGLKRVCPQVRFLGSYPRAGVTVADVRTPRTGTSDSDFMAASDWLARCQDGRF from the coding sequence ATGTCAGCCAGCTACGCGTATCTCGGCCCTCAGGGCACCTTCACCGAGGTTGCTCTGCGCACGCTCCCGGAGACCGCCACCCGGGAACTCGTTCCGATGGTGTCCGTGCCCGCCGCACTCGACGCCGTACGCAACGGCGAGGCCGAGGCCGCGTTCGTGCCGATCGAGAACTCTGTCGAGGGCGGCATCACGACCACGCTCGACGAGCTGGTGGCCGGCGAGCCGCTGATGATCTACCGCGAGGTGCTGCTCTCCATCACCTTCGCGCTGCTGGTCAGGCCCGGTACGCAGGTGTCGGACATCAAGACGGTGACGGCCCACCCCGCGGCTCAGCCGCAGGTCCGCAACTGGATGAAGGCGAATCTCGCCGAGGACGTGACGTGGGAGTCCGCGGCGTCGAACGCGGACGGTGCGCGCCTCGTCCAGGAGGGTCGCTACGACGCGGCGTTCGCGGGCGAGTTCGCCGCGGAGCGCTACGGCCTGGTGCCACTGGTCACCGAGATCCATGATGCGGAGAACGCGCAGACGCGCTTCGTCCTCGTCGGCAAGCCGGCCCGCCCCGCCGCGCCCACCGGCGCGGACAAGACCTCCGTGGTCATCTGGCAGCGCGACGACCACCCGGGCGCGCTGCTCGAACTGCTCCAGGAGTTCGCGGTGCGCGGGGTCAACCTGATGCTGCTGCAGTCCCGGCCGACCGGTGAGGGCATCGGGAACTACTGCTTCGCCATCGACGCGGAGGGCCATATCTCGGACCGCCGCGTGGGCGAGGCGCTGATGGGGCTCAAGCGGGTCTGCCCGCAGGTGCGCTTCCTGGGCTCGTATCCGAGGGCCGGGGTCACCGTGGCGGACGTCCGGACTCCGCGGACGGGAACGTCCGACAGCGACTTCATGGCGGCGTCCGACTGGCTCGCGCGCTGCCAGGACGGCCGTTTCTGA